One window of the Catenulispora sp. MAP5-51 genome contains the following:
- a CDS encoding IS66 family transposase — MLSRLESLSREDLLALLALQQRQIEDLKSTVVALTDKVRDLESRLGRNSGNSSMPPSSDIFVKPERRKKPSSGRPRGKEPGAPGMSLKLVERPDQQLDEFPPECGGCRSALPKASVGFTRRQCHDILPISVQITETRWHRVRCGCGQVTAAKVPDDVPDCPYYGPQLATLAVYLLAYQHVPVERAAKLIRDVTGAAPSTGWIASQLVKVAGLVEAPNKLIMALLILASVLHADETATNVAGKKSWLHVACTNKLTLLTLAPRSKAGAAAGGVLPNFTGTMVHDALWLYRGFPDADHQLCCAHVIRELTACDERFPGQIWAPQIRWSLAEMIKVADAARSEGLDHIPPERLRRWLIYYNSAIQVGLHHHPVNPQSDKQSMETNLLLRLRDYKDQYLRFTVDLAVPATNNAAERDLRPVKTQLKISGCHASATGAKNWLAVRSYIVTAIKHGLGAFDAIRQAITGQPWMPSIEFA, encoded by the coding sequence GTGTTGTCGAGGCTGGAGTCGCTGTCGCGGGAGGACCTGCTCGCACTGCTCGCCCTGCAACAGCGGCAGATCGAGGATCTGAAGTCCACAGTCGTAGCGCTGACCGACAAGGTGCGTGACCTGGAGTCCCGGCTGGGCCGGAACTCGGGGAACTCCTCGATGCCGCCGTCTTCAGATATTTTCGTGAAACCCGAGCGGCGTAAGAAGCCCAGCTCGGGGCGACCGCGCGGCAAGGAGCCTGGTGCCCCGGGCATGTCGCTGAAGCTGGTGGAGCGCCCGGACCAGCAGTTGGACGAGTTCCCGCCGGAGTGCGGCGGCTGCAGGTCGGCACTACCGAAGGCCTCGGTCGGGTTCACCCGCCGCCAGTGCCACGACATCCTGCCGATCAGCGTGCAGATCACCGAGACTCGTTGGCATCGGGTGCGTTGCGGCTGCGGGCAGGTCACCGCCGCGAAGGTCCCGGACGATGTTCCGGACTGCCCGTATTACGGGCCGCAGTTGGCGACGCTGGCGGTGTATCTGCTGGCGTATCAGCATGTCCCGGTCGAACGCGCGGCCAAGCTGATCCGCGATGTCACCGGCGCTGCACCCTCGACCGGCTGGATCGCCTCGCAGTTGGTGAAGGTCGCCGGCCTGGTCGAGGCCCCGAACAAGCTCATCATGGCACTGCTGATCCTGGCGTCGGTGCTGCACGCCGACGAGACCGCGACCAACGTCGCGGGCAAGAAGTCCTGGCTGCACGTGGCGTGCACCAACAAGCTGACGCTGCTTACCCTCGCGCCCCGGTCGAAGGCCGGTGCCGCGGCCGGCGGGGTGCTGCCAAACTTCACCGGCACCATGGTCCACGACGCGCTGTGGCTGTACCGCGGTTTCCCGGATGCCGACCACCAACTGTGCTGTGCCCACGTGATTCGCGAGCTCACCGCGTGTGACGAGAGGTTCCCCGGCCAGATCTGGGCCCCGCAGATCCGCTGGTCCCTGGCCGAGATGATCAAAGTGGCGGACGCGGCCAGGAGCGAGGGACTCGATCACATCCCGCCCGAACGGCTGCGCCGCTGGCTGATCTACTACAACTCCGCGATCCAGGTCGGCCTGCACCATCACCCGGTGAACCCGCAGTCCGACAAGCAGAGTATGGAGACGAACCTGCTGCTGCGCCTGCGCGACTACAAGGACCAGTACCTGCGCTTCACCGTCGACCTTGCAGTACCAGCGACGAATAACGCAGCCGAGCGAGACCTGCGCCCGGTCAAGACCCAGTTGAAGATCTCCGGCTGCCACGCCTCGGCCACCGGCGCGAAGAACTGGCTCGCCGTCCGCTCCTACATCGTCACCGCGATCAAGCACGGCCTCGGTGCCTTCGACGCGATCCGCCAGGCGATCACCGGCCAGCCCTGGATGCCATCGATCGAGTTCGCCTGA
- a CDS encoding bifunctional DNA primase/polymerase: MAESLVTKTTDVGPISRARASLAALETLDRLHQAPQTPPAPRDLTTLRGWSGWGPLAPALERSRTGTWKEIGERIAFLLPDDHYNDGVQATYNAFYTPPQITAACWQILTDLGFSGGRVLEPGCGAGAFIANTPDEIPAAWVGVERDPTTAAIARMLHPDATIHAKRLEETPLASYSMDAVLGNVPFGDTKVYDPTTPREVSANLHNYFIYRSVKALRPGGVAVLVTSRYTMDAAGSTGQMARYLIALEAELLGAIRLPNEALTSGGTEPLVDVLVLRRRRPGEASLPDQDQWITTGASVGGQQVNNYFLTNPNMVLGELAEDQAPRWGRTLRVDARPDDPPVELAIAAAGSEIVRRATEAGRRWNVDAGASPITVETAPFELRADGKKEGSFHLVDGVVHEVVDGALVVVGRPGKELPKLVALRDAALALLDAETDHSRPDEDLAPLRAEAARRYDAYVKAHGYLNRYTVVEGKPDEDGSVTTSRRRPAMGGFRRDPDFVTVLALEDFDDDTRTATKAGLLTRRVNRPRSRATHAESPAEAVALCRDELGRFDVERVVELLGVAEEEAAQQLEDVAFIDPDTNAWTPADEYLSGNVRTKLARARVAGAADRDRFGRNVPALEAVIPADLEPEQIEANLGAPWIPATDVSEFARELLGFPVKIWHEPRTNTWSVTAGRRAEESAAATADWGTHRLNAYQLLEYGLNGKAPVVYDVIDDRRVRNQDETIAANDRLDAIAGRFANWWREDPDRADRLTHDYNQTFNAVVPRKYGGSYLTFPGLDAEFEPYSHQRDMVARMISGDDALCPYPVGTGKTATMFMAAIKLKALGLASKPLMIVVPSTLEQIARDGKRLFPNARILMAGKEDLATARGRKLFAARCAMEDWDAVVMSHPSFTSLPVHPTVKAEYLSTLAADYRTALIAAKAERAEPRKIKQIAKMVDNLDAQAKALLNHATDDGVFFEHLGTDYLLVDEMHYFKNLGVPVHTDGFAINGSKRAQDLDMKLSWQRGRHPGQAVVTGFTGTPVSNTLLEMFILQHYLQPQRLEELGLASADAWAALFVRFGTGVEITPDGGFRLNRRPVEIINIPELMHTVAEFAELRAPEAFPVVRPEAQRHIVVVDASDTVRDYVRELGERADDIRAGGVSPSFDNMLKICSDGRKVALHESLVGLESEGPGKIGVVVANVARIYHETKDLELAGDSPGITGRLQLVFCDLGTPNKDKGNQVYGVIRQQLTAAGVPLRGIRFIHEAATDAQRLVLFDQCNKGEVNVLLGSTDKLGVGVNVQRRAIALHHIDAPWRPDQVEQREGRVWRPKNLNPHVDVYRYVTKDSFDAFMWQTLERKEKAMRPILSGQVTARSIEDIGDVALDYGQIKAVATGNPMLAELNELNVKVKSLASLAASHQRNQRRLRADIHTFTMQAAAAATTCQALDSVARLATAHSPDSLWLDPNGNAISPDDVPTVLGAAAESTIANGYCDRELLWRGMTIDFTCARKGREELLSARIITGDNRHRVDVPLNVAWTAKGQHWRIRDAIAATVDGAHEVAAETRANIEVLQQRIAENEAAMGQPFADQAALDEAREQRFALDAAIREQAGKDEEARRNRTARTGEKPTGAGVDDERAALLARMLTAISTVASRAEVEREAAVPNGATAARELAPAGAVDVPSHVDSGQPAAHEVAPAEMRSAAGELSPTRPEQGATSTPTQPEPEPQLAREPFTAPSDPDPRPSPPTEHPTVQEPRAQEPQQMLERALTLANQGFHVFPLKPGTKRPMVKSWETLATTDPELVARWWNAVPDANIAIACGPSNLLVIDLDKAKKPGGPEHGQQTLTALAAGRELPSTLTVASARGGRHLYFRQPEGDTLRNTAGSETAGLGPLIDTRGHGGFIVAPGSVFEGGNYRIENEAPVASLPGWIVDELARRKTVAEPAPSPARPRTPTTDRRRSTYANTALNRSAEAVAAAPEGIRNDTLNREAFRMGRLVGGGVLEQNDVESELGRAARHAGLAPGETANTIASGLSAGTSQPRSIPDRDSQPRTRQQPKDDVMTTSTKSEPGPAAQPVVSATEPDVARPQAPEQRSGGPEVAAAGAGKVERPPEVVSEPEPATELDEDAQGIWNDLRASFDGAQQALLAWTDHEAIDDLQPALDQASRRIAQTVAKRGLGETPITTTVSNDSATVDEAVHEEAMNPLEPVEASYTNAQLAGVSADSPEWTGINAIRSAVRHLWDTVRAVAGGYLAELSADIHVSGPLNALATRAARAIASLAGRAAIHLEQRGPQQQPSVDTLASLRRAFIDARSHVRAHAATPEWQRISALWGTVNTLAHQTNDPGIRAVVARSADAISDHAGALGRRVAHDVQVAAGNAFAALAGAAERHASVLRAATIDQVPDIEPATALASSASADAITAARSAKLGVEAQVLQTRSHEVARLAQARLDRPSKTHAVPRTLHDANGQRGKQGDSMRWRPTTSPQEWVRGLRW, translated from the coding sequence ATGGCCGAATCCCTTGTCACGAAGACCACGGACGTCGGTCCGATCAGCCGCGCTCGTGCCAGCCTGGCCGCGCTGGAAACACTCGATCGGCTACACCAGGCGCCGCAAACACCTCCGGCGCCCAGAGACCTGACGACGCTGCGCGGCTGGTCCGGATGGGGACCGCTTGCCCCGGCTCTGGAACGCTCACGAACCGGAACCTGGAAGGAGATCGGCGAGCGCATCGCCTTCTTGCTGCCAGACGATCATTACAACGACGGGGTCCAGGCGACCTACAACGCCTTCTATACGCCGCCGCAGATCACGGCGGCATGCTGGCAGATCCTCACCGATCTCGGATTCTCCGGCGGAAGGGTCCTCGAACCTGGTTGCGGTGCCGGGGCGTTCATCGCCAACACGCCCGACGAGATTCCCGCGGCCTGGGTCGGCGTCGAACGCGACCCCACCACGGCCGCCATCGCCCGCATGCTGCACCCGGACGCGACCATTCATGCCAAGAGGCTGGAGGAGACCCCGCTCGCGTCGTACAGCATGGACGCGGTGCTGGGTAACGTGCCCTTCGGCGACACCAAGGTCTACGACCCGACCACACCGCGCGAAGTATCTGCGAACCTGCACAACTACTTCATCTACCGCTCGGTGAAGGCGTTGCGCCCCGGAGGCGTCGCCGTTCTGGTCACCTCGCGCTACACCATGGACGCGGCTGGCAGCACCGGCCAGATGGCCCGGTACCTGATAGCGCTTGAGGCCGAGTTGCTTGGCGCGATTCGTCTACCCAACGAAGCTCTTACCTCGGGCGGCACAGAGCCCCTTGTTGACGTCCTGGTGCTGCGTCGCCGCCGCCCCGGCGAGGCGTCTCTTCCCGACCAAGACCAATGGATCACAACCGGTGCGTCAGTCGGTGGGCAGCAGGTCAACAACTACTTCCTGACGAACCCGAACATGGTGCTCGGCGAATTGGCCGAGGACCAGGCGCCACGCTGGGGCCGAACTCTGCGTGTCGATGCCCGGCCAGACGACCCACCGGTTGAGCTCGCCATCGCAGCCGCCGGAAGTGAGATCGTGCGCCGAGCCACGGAGGCAGGCCGGCGATGGAACGTGGACGCTGGGGCCTCGCCGATCACGGTCGAGACGGCGCCCTTCGAGCTACGCGCCGACGGGAAGAAGGAGGGATCGTTCCACCTGGTCGACGGCGTCGTGCACGAAGTCGTCGACGGTGCGCTCGTCGTGGTCGGGCGACCCGGCAAGGAACTGCCGAAGCTGGTGGCCCTCCGCGACGCGGCACTGGCCCTGCTGGACGCCGAGACCGACCACAGCCGGCCCGATGAAGACCTTGCCCCGCTCCGGGCTGAAGCGGCGCGTCGCTATGACGCTTACGTCAAGGCGCACGGATACCTCAACCGATACACGGTCGTAGAAGGCAAGCCCGACGAGGACGGCTCGGTGACCACCTCACGGCGCCGGCCTGCGATGGGCGGGTTCCGCCGGGACCCGGACTTCGTCACGGTCCTCGCACTGGAGGACTTCGACGACGACACCCGCACCGCGACCAAGGCTGGCCTGCTCACTCGCCGCGTCAACCGGCCGCGGTCCCGCGCTACCCATGCTGAAAGCCCAGCGGAGGCCGTCGCGCTGTGTCGCGACGAGCTGGGCCGCTTCGACGTCGAGCGCGTAGTCGAGCTGCTGGGAGTAGCTGAGGAGGAGGCGGCGCAGCAACTCGAGGACGTGGCGTTCATCGACCCTGATACAAACGCCTGGACACCGGCCGACGAGTACCTGAGCGGGAATGTGCGGACCAAGCTGGCGCGAGCGCGCGTCGCGGGCGCTGCTGACCGCGACCGCTTCGGACGCAACGTCCCGGCCCTCGAAGCCGTCATCCCTGCGGACCTCGAACCTGAGCAGATCGAGGCCAACCTCGGCGCGCCGTGGATACCGGCCACTGACGTGAGCGAATTCGCTCGAGAACTACTTGGGTTCCCAGTGAAGATCTGGCATGAGCCGCGCACCAACACCTGGAGCGTGACCGCTGGTCGCCGCGCGGAGGAATCCGCGGCAGCCACAGCCGATTGGGGCACCCATCGACTCAACGCCTACCAGCTGCTCGAATACGGTCTCAACGGCAAGGCGCCTGTGGTTTACGACGTCATCGACGACAGGCGGGTTCGCAACCAGGACGAGACGATCGCCGCGAACGACCGCCTGGACGCCATCGCCGGGCGCTTCGCGAACTGGTGGCGGGAAGACCCCGATCGCGCTGATCGCCTCACGCATGACTACAACCAGACCTTCAACGCGGTCGTGCCCAGGAAGTACGGCGGTAGCTACCTGACCTTCCCGGGCCTGGACGCAGAGTTCGAGCCCTACTCTCATCAGCGCGACATGGTCGCCCGCATGATCTCGGGCGACGACGCCCTATGCCCTTATCCCGTGGGCACAGGCAAGACGGCGACCATGTTCATGGCCGCCATCAAGCTCAAGGCTCTGGGGCTGGCGTCGAAACCGCTGATGATCGTGGTGCCCTCGACGCTGGAGCAGATCGCCCGCGACGGCAAACGGCTGTTTCCCAATGCTCGGATTCTCATGGCGGGGAAGGAGGACCTCGCGACCGCCCGCGGGCGCAAGCTATTCGCGGCGCGCTGCGCGATGGAGGACTGGGACGCGGTGGTCATGTCCCACCCTTCCTTCACATCGCTGCCCGTCCACCCGACGGTGAAGGCCGAGTACCTGTCGACGCTCGCTGCCGACTACAGAACCGCGCTCATCGCAGCCAAGGCGGAGCGTGCCGAGCCGCGCAAGATCAAGCAGATCGCCAAGATGGTCGACAACCTCGACGCCCAAGCCAAGGCGCTGCTGAACCACGCCACCGACGACGGGGTCTTCTTCGAACACCTGGGCACCGACTATCTGCTCGTCGATGAGATGCACTACTTCAAGAACCTCGGTGTGCCAGTGCACACCGACGGCTTCGCGATCAATGGCTCCAAGCGTGCCCAGGACCTGGACATGAAGCTGAGCTGGCAGCGGGGCCGGCACCCGGGCCAGGCCGTGGTCACCGGGTTCACCGGCACCCCGGTCTCCAACACGCTGCTCGAAATGTTCATCCTCCAGCACTACCTCCAACCGCAGCGCCTGGAGGAACTCGGGCTGGCCTCGGCGGATGCCTGGGCAGCGTTGTTCGTGCGCTTCGGTACGGGGGTCGAGATCACTCCGGACGGCGGGTTCCGGCTCAACCGCCGGCCGGTGGAGATCATCAACATTCCCGAGCTGATGCACACCGTCGCCGAGTTCGCCGAGCTGCGGGCACCCGAGGCGTTCCCCGTGGTGCGGCCCGAGGCGCAGCGGCACATCGTGGTGGTCGACGCGTCCGACACCGTGCGCGATTACGTACGCGAGCTGGGGGAGCGGGCAGACGACATTCGGGCTGGCGGAGTGTCGCCAAGCTTCGACAACATGCTCAAGATCTGCTCGGACGGCCGCAAGGTGGCGCTTCACGAGTCGCTCGTCGGCCTCGAATCCGAGGGCCCCGGCAAGATCGGCGTCGTCGTGGCGAACGTCGCCCGCATCTACCACGAGACCAAGGACCTCGAACTCGCCGGTGACAGCCCCGGCATCACGGGTCGGCTTCAGCTGGTGTTCTGCGACCTCGGCACGCCGAACAAGGACAAGGGAAACCAGGTCTACGGCGTCATCCGCCAGCAGCTGACCGCCGCAGGTGTCCCGCTGCGGGGGATCCGCTTCATCCACGAGGCTGCCACTGATGCTCAGCGTTTGGTGCTGTTCGACCAGTGCAACAAGGGCGAAGTCAACGTGCTGCTCGGGTCCACCGACAAGCTCGGAGTCGGCGTCAACGTCCAGCGGCGCGCGATCGCCTTACATCACATCGACGCGCCCTGGCGGCCTGACCAGGTCGAGCAGCGTGAGGGCCGCGTGTGGCGGCCGAAGAACCTGAACCCGCACGTGGACGTCTACCGCTACGTCACCAAGGACTCCTTCGACGCCTTCATGTGGCAGACCCTGGAGCGCAAGGAGAAGGCCATGCGCCCGATCCTGTCCGGCCAGGTCACAGCGCGCAGCATCGAGGACATCGGCGACGTCGCCCTGGACTACGGCCAGATCAAGGCGGTCGCCACGGGCAATCCGATGCTCGCCGAGCTGAACGAACTGAACGTCAAGGTCAAGAGCCTCGCGAGCCTGGCGGCCAGCCACCAGCGCAACCAACGCCGCCTGCGCGCCGACATCCACACCTTCACCATGCAGGCTGCCGCGGCGGCGACCACCTGTCAGGCGTTGGACAGCGTTGCCCGGCTCGCCACAGCCCACAGCCCTGATTCGCTGTGGCTAGACCCCAATGGAAACGCCATCTCTCCGGACGACGTCCCCACGGTCCTCGGGGCAGCGGCCGAGTCCACCATCGCCAACGGCTACTGCGACCGTGAACTGCTCTGGCGCGGCATGACCATCGACTTCACGTGCGCCAGGAAAGGGCGTGAAGAACTGCTCTCCGCTCGCATCATCACCGGCGACAACCGGCATCGGGTCGATGTCCCGCTGAATGTGGCCTGGACGGCGAAGGGCCAGCACTGGCGCATCCGGGATGCTATCGCGGCCACGGTCGACGGAGCGCACGAAGTAGCGGCTGAGACGCGAGCCAACATCGAAGTGCTTCAGCAGCGGATCGCCGAGAACGAAGCCGCCATGGGCCAGCCCTTCGCTGACCAAGCCGCTCTGGACGAGGCCCGCGAACAGCGTTTCGCACTCGACGCGGCGATCCGCGAGCAGGCCGGGAAGGACGAGGAAGCACGCCGAAACCGGACCGCGCGCACGGGGGAGAAGCCCACGGGTGCTGGCGTGGACGATGAGCGGGCCGCGCTGCTTGCCCGCATGCTTACAGCGATCTCTACCGTCGCCTCGCGCGCGGAGGTTGAACGCGAGGCGGCAGTGCCAAATGGTGCCACGGCCGCTCGCGAGCTGGCCCCAGCCGGCGCCGTTGATGTGCCATCACACGTCGACAGCGGTCAGCCGGCTGCGCACGAAGTTGCGCCTGCCGAAATGCGGAGTGCAGCAGGGGAGCTATCGCCGACCCGGCCAGAACAGGGCGCCACTTCGACACCGACCCAGCCCGAACCTGAACCTCAGCTGGCGCGCGAGCCGTTCACCGCTCCTTCAGATCCGGACCCGCGGCCCTCGCCCCCGACAGAGCATCCGACCGTCCAGGAGCCCAGAGCACAGGAGCCACAGCAGATGTTGGAGCGAGCACTCACACTGGCCAATCAGGGATTCCACGTCTTCCCGCTCAAGCCAGGCACCAAGAGGCCGATGGTCAAGTCGTGGGAAACCTTGGCGACCACTGACCCCGAGCTGGTCGCTCGCTGGTGGAACGCCGTGCCGGACGCGAACATCGCCATCGCCTGTGGGCCGTCGAACCTGCTCGTCATCGATCTGGACAAGGCCAAGAAGCCCGGTGGACCGGAGCATGGCCAGCAAACGCTCACTGCGTTGGCGGCTGGACGTGAGCTGCCCAGCACCCTTACCGTCGCCAGCGCTCGTGGTGGCAGGCATCTCTACTTCCGGCAGCCCGAAGGCGACACGCTGCGAAACACCGCAGGCAGTGAGACCGCCGGCCTCGGGCCGCTGATCGACACGCGCGGTCATGGCGGCTTCATCGTCGCGCCAGGCTCCGTCTTCGAAGGTGGAAACTACCGCATTGAGAACGAAGCCCCCGTCGCGTCGCTGCCCGGCTGGATCGTCGACGAGCTCGCGAGGCGGAAGACCGTCGCGGAGCCGGCTCCTTCGCCAGCACGTCCACGCACGCCCACCACCGACCGCCGACGCAGCACCTACGCCAACACGGCTCTCAACCGGTCTGCCGAAGCTGTTGCCGCAGCGCCTGAGGGGATACGCAACGACACCCTCAACCGGGAGGCGTTCCGAATGGGCCGTCTCGTCGGTGGTGGCGTCCTAGAGCAGAACGATGTCGAGAGCGAGCTGGGCCGTGCAGCGCGCCACGCCGGCCTTGCGCCTGGTGAGACGGCCAACACCATCGCATCCGGCCTGTCCGCCGGCACAAGCCAGCCGCGCTCCATCCCTGACCGGGATTCTCAACCCCGCACCCGCCAACAACCCAAGGATGACGTCATGACAACCTCGACCAAGAGTGAGCCGGGTCCCGCAGCCCAGCCCGTCGTTTCTGCGACCGAGCCGGATGTCGCACGACCTCAGGCGCCAGAGCAGCGATCGGGAGGCCCTGAGGTCGCTGCGGCCGGTGCGGGCAAGGTTGAGAGACCCCCGGAGGTGGTCAGCGAACCAGAACCCGCCACAGAGCTCGACGAAGATGCGCAAGGCATCTGGAACGATCTTCGTGCCAGCTTCGACGGTGCCCAGCAGGCTCTGCTCGCCTGGACCGATCACGAGGCGATCGACGATCTCCAACCGGCGCTGGATCAAGCGTCCAGGCGCATAGCTCAAACCGTCGCCAAGCGCGGGCTGGGCGAAACCCCGATCACCACTACCGTCTCGAACGACTCCGCGACCGTCGACGAGGCTGTGCACGAGGAAGCGATGAATCCTCTGGAGCCGGTGGAGGCCTCGTACACCAATGCCCAGCTGGCGGGCGTCTCCGCTGACAGCCCGGAGTGGACGGGTATCAATGCCATTCGCAGCGCCGTTCGCCACCTGTGGGACACCGTCAGAGCTGTGGCTGGCGGATATCTGGCTGAGCTGTCGGCCGATATCCACGTATCGGGGCCCCTGAATGCGCTCGCCACCCGGGCTGCTCGCGCAATCGCCAGCCTTGCCGGCCGCGCGGCCATCCATCTGGAGCAGCGTGGCCCACAACAGCAGCCTAGTGTCGATACGTTGGCAAGCTTGCGCAGGGCCTTCATCGACGCGCGCAGCCATGTGCGTGCTCACGCAGCGACCCCTGAGTGGCAGCGCATCTCGGCTCTGTGGGGCACGGTCAACACACTGGCCCACCAGACGAACGACCCAGGAATCCGTGCGGTGGTCGCCCGCAGCGCCGATGCCATTTCCGACCATGCAGGAGCGCTCGGTCGACGCGTCGCTCACGATGTTCAAGTCGCGGCCGGCAATGCGTTCGCTGCCCTTGCCGGAGCTGCCGAGAGGCACGCCAGCGTCCTTCGTGCAGCCACTATCGATCAGGTTCCCGATATCGAACCTGCCACTGCGTTGGCTTCGTCAGCTTCTGCCGACGCGATTACGGCTGCTCGTTCAGCGAAACTGGGCGTGGAGGCACAAGTGCTTCAAACAAGGTCGCATGAGGTCGCTCGACTCGCTCAAGCCAGGCTCGACCGACCGTCCAAGACGCATGCTGTGCCGCGAACTCTCCACGATGCCAACGGGCAACGCGGTAAGCAAGGCGACTCGATGCGTTGGCGGCCGACAACGTCTCCGCAGGAATGGGTAAGAGGACTGCGTTGGTGA
- a CDS encoding type IV secretory system conjugative DNA transfer family protein, whose amino-acid sequence MHDAKDLVLMLAVGLVAVAGVGTWAWGEVAGLLAHGGLPGVSPSRSLSIATRLLGHLGDPRMAWPADAAAVLPGPVSFYCAGCLLLACCAGVSFVGLRLWARFKRRDDGFAARSDLTVHLAESAVMKRGPVVRPSLKETSFGLVDVGLPLGRSVPDKVKLAVSTEDSVVVIAAPRQGKSSQVVIPWVHRWPGSALVTSMRMDVLLATAALREKQGPVAVMAPTGMTSWPSMVRWSPTSGCKDLDKARERAEVMVTVGRSEKQDSSNAGYFGANATNLLTLWLHAAALAGRSMLDVLTWSLNDRDDTPVKLLRDHPTAAPGSAQLLDGLYRTPPETKSGLWTTVQTALAPLLSPTAQATFCPEDESDVFDLESFLRSKGTVYLVVERKQASALAPLIAVFVDELIETAKRIADTMPGGRLDPPLALFLDEIANVVPLPSLPDLMSFAGGSGIFVAAILQSRAQAEARWGSEQAAMLWGAATVKLILGGLSGAELRDLSENLVGEYDRHMTTYQRSDDGSITTGTSVQQHKTMTAEDIRTLSSAEREALVIHATTPAVKIRMTRHYEGPDAALYARAEKAAYAILEEQIP is encoded by the coding sequence GTGCACGACGCCAAGGACCTGGTCCTCATGCTGGCTGTCGGCCTCGTTGCAGTCGCAGGGGTCGGCACCTGGGCGTGGGGCGAAGTGGCGGGGCTGTTGGCGCACGGGGGCCTGCCCGGCGTTTCGCCTTCACGGAGTCTGTCGATTGCCACGCGCTTGCTGGGACATCTGGGTGATCCCCGCATGGCGTGGCCGGCCGACGCGGCCGCCGTGCTTCCGGGGCCGGTGTCGTTCTACTGCGCGGGATGTCTTCTGCTCGCTTGCTGCGCTGGCGTGAGCTTCGTCGGGCTGCGCCTGTGGGCACGCTTCAAGCGCCGTGACGACGGGTTCGCCGCCCGCTCTGACCTCACGGTCCACTTGGCCGAGTCCGCGGTCATGAAGCGTGGGCCGGTGGTGCGCCCGAGCCTGAAGGAGACATCGTTCGGGCTTGTCGACGTTGGCCTGCCGCTTGGCCGCTCCGTCCCGGACAAGGTGAAGCTGGCGGTGTCGACGGAGGACTCCGTCGTCGTGATCGCCGCTCCTCGTCAGGGTAAGTCCTCGCAGGTCGTGATTCCGTGGGTACACCGCTGGCCCGGCTCTGCGCTGGTCACGTCGATGCGGATGGACGTGCTGCTGGCCACCGCGGCCCTTCGCGAGAAGCAAGGCCCGGTCGCGGTCATGGCACCGACGGGAATGACGTCGTGGCCATCGATGGTCCGTTGGTCGCCGACGTCTGGCTGCAAGGACCTCGACAAAGCCCGCGAGCGCGCCGAGGTAATGGTCACCGTCGGCCGCAGTGAGAAGCAGGACTCATCGAACGCCGGGTACTTCGGCGCCAACGCCACCAACCTGCTCACCCTGTGGCTGCACGCCGCGGCGCTCGCCGGGCGCTCGATGCTCGACGTGCTCACGTGGTCTCTGAACGACCGCGACGACACCCCGGTGAAGCTCCTGCGCGATCACCCGACGGCTGCGCCCGGCAGTGCTCAGTTGCTGGACGGTCTCTACCGGACGCCGCCGGAGACGAAGTCCGGCTTGTGGACCACCGTCCAGACCGCGCTGGCACCGCTGCTCTCGCCGACCGCGCAGGCCACGTTCTGCCCCGAAGACGAGTCCGACGTCTTCGATCTGGAGTCCTTCCTACGGTCGAAGGGGACCGTCTACCTGGTGGTCGAGCGAAAGCAGGCCAGCGCTCTGGCACCGCTGATCGCAGTGTTCGTCGACGAGCTGATAGAAACCGCGAAGCGCATCGCCGACACGATGCCGGGAGGCCGGCTCGATCCGCCGCTCGCGCTGTTCCTCGACGAGATCGCCAACGTCGTCCCGCTCCCGTCGTTGCCCGACCTGATGTCGTTCGCCGGCGGTTCCGGCATCTTCGTCGCCGCCATCCTCCAGTCCCGGGCGCAGGCCGAGGCGCGTTGGGGCTCGGAACAGGCCGCGATGCTTTGGGGAGCTGCCACCGTCAAGCTCATCCTCGGTGGTCTGTCCGGCGCCGAGCTGCGCGACCTCTCGGAGAACCTGGTTGGCGAATACGACCGACACATGACCACCTACCAGCGCTCGGACGACGGTTCGATCACCACCGGAACCTCGGTTCAGCAGCACAAGACCATGACCGCCGAGGACATCCGCACCCTCAGCTCCGCCGAACGCGAAGCGCTGGTCATCCACGCCACCACTCCGGCCGTGAAGATCCGCATGACGCGCCACTACGAAGGCCCTGACGCGGCGCTCTACGCCCGCGCGGAAAAGGCTGCGTACGCGATCCTGGAGGAGCAGATTCCGTGA